TATGACACCTCATAGTTTGATTATAAGCTTATTAACATATGTAATGGTAGGTTATGTTATGGTATGTTAACTTGTGCATATGAAATTTTTGTCACAGTAAAACTTGTGCATATGATTTGTGTAAAATCTAACCAAACTATCTTCAGGTTAAATGTTTCAATGCTCCTTTGCAACCATCTGAAATTGTGGGTGTAAAGAAGGTTGTGCAAGAAAAACTCTCCGAAGGTGTGAACGAACGAGGGCTTACTTTGACAGGATTTCTATTTCTTCATGCCCTTTTCATAGAAAAAGGCCGTCTTGAGACAACATGGACTGTGCTTAGGAAGTTTGGATACAGTGATGATATCAAGTTTGCTGAAGAACTACTTCCACCTTTGAAATGTGAACCTGATCAGGTGTTTCTTTTGAGATGAATTGTGTGGCCTTATCTATTGTGTTCTTTATATGTTATACCTGTTTAAGATCAATTTGTTGACAATAGGGGACTTGTATCTTAATTGTATCCACATTGGATTTATTGTTTGCAGAGTGTTGAATTGACAACTGAAGCAATTGATTTCTTGAAGACAATTTTTGATGCATTTGATGGCGATCGTGTATGTCATTTGCGCATATGATCCTGAATAATTTCACTTTTTCATGCCGATCCTCAATTAGTTTCAGACAATCTCTCAACTGACTTTTTCGTTATACAAGTTGCAAATTAACCACATCTTTTCCTCCCTCCAGGATGGGATGCTGCGACCCCGTGAAATTGAAGAATTGTTTTCTACAGCACCAGAAAGGTAGATTGCTTACCACATATTTTGTTCTAGATAAGTTTACTTTATTGTCCACCATTTAAATGTGGAATTGTTTGCATAGGTTTCTTCTTAAGTTGGTTTGGGGGCAGTGTGATGTGGAGTCTATCATATGCTGtgcaattttttaaatgtacacACATGCTTTAAGGATGTAGTATTTACgttctgattttgttttttcaattgttttaCAAAGTCCAAATATGACATTTTTTATAGGTACTCCTTTCACGAGTCTCAGTCAATGAGGAAACTCTTGccaattttatttgatatttaatatttaattatttttaattgcagTCCCTGGATTGGAAATCCATACGAGGACGCTGCAGAAAGGAATGCATTTGGAGGACTATCACTTGATGCATTTTTGTCAGAGGTGCACAAGTCTTTTATTTGTCGCTATTCCTTCCTCCTAAAATTTAGTGGAACAATGTTTGTAGAAGAGTGGTAGGTTTCTAAGTATAGTCTTATCACCCAATTTGGAAAGTGTTTTGAGAATGAAAGTTGTCTCAGTTCTACATGACATATGGCTGTATGTCTGGTctctgtattttttaatatatcattttaattGCATCACCatagaattttttaataatatatatttttttggacaGTGGGCACTCATGACACTTCTTAACCCAGCCTTTAGTGTGGAGAATCTCATATACATTGGTTACCCTAGTGATCCATCATCTGCTATCCGTGTAACTAGGAAGCGACGCTCAGATCGCAAAAAACAACAGTCAGAAAGAAATGTGTTCCAGTGCTTTGTTTTTGGGCCTAGGCAGACTGGAAAATCTTCATTGTTGAATTCTTTCATTGGAAGGTATTTTCATTGTGTTACTTTGAAGATTCCTGATAACATAGCTATAATTATTGAATATCATACCTTATTGTTGTTGAATTCATAATACAGGCCATATTCTGAAGCTTACAATCCAACCGACGAGGATCGTTATGCTGTAAATGTTGTTGAATTTTCTCGGGTAAATGATACTTGATTGACATCTTCATATTGTGACAGAAAGATATTTTATCCCTTTTACCTTTTCCAGCACCAAAGTCTTCTTTTGATGTATTCGTATTAGACATCTTGGCATTTATATCTTCAAATTCAtggtttatcattttttttttgcaggaaaacaaaaaatatcttGTGCTGAGAGAGATTCCTGAAGGTGGAGTTAAAAGGCTGCTGGCAAATAAGGAGTCTTTGGCTTCATGTGACATTGCAGTTTTCCTTCATGACAGGTTACCGCGGCTATTAAAAGCTCATTATACCAACATACCATAGAAATTATGTATTACATTTGTTACATAGCTAATTTGAAAAATACTTAAGTCCTAATTAGTCCTGTTAGAAATGGTTTTTATGCAAAATGAGACAAGCagcatgaaataaaatattttctactgGAGGACTTCTGACTTCCATCTTCTTTTTATTATTCCTCTAATATTTTCATCAGTATAAGGATAAGTTTCACTATTAAATTACTCAGTGCCTGTGTGGTGTATAAAAACTTAGAAATTACAACTCGTTTCTTGGTTGTTTTTTTAGCTCATAAGCAACTGTTCTACATCTTAAATGAATAACTCCATTGTACATTTGTACAAACTTTCTTAAACAACTTATAGGCTGAAAACCACAAATCGGGGTTGTTTTTTCAAACTAGCAATTGTGACTTTCCCCCTCCAATCTTGATCATTAGCAAAAATgcctaattttatattaattgagaACATGTTCCATGGGAATGAAAAGGCCGTtggaaaataaaaactatattaaTTTAGAGATATTTAGGAATGACATCATTCAACGGGGTGAAAAAGCACATAAGTTTGCATATATTTTAGACCAccaaacatgtttttttttgcttataattgAGACTGAAAGGAGTACAAACAAAAGCTGCGAACaactttaaaatatgatttataagTCATTTTGAGTTTGCATGTTATTCATTCAAAGATACTGCATAAATTTACAACTCATCGAATTCATCTAGGGCTTCTAGGTTAACTGTAATTTCATTTGGTGTGGTCTGGACCGTGGGCAACAGGCAACTCATACCAAGTACCTGGAAAAATGTTGGTTGTTTAGAGCTCAGCTGactaaatattcattttaggTCTGATGAGTCTTCATGGAAGGCATCGTCTGAACTCTTGGTAGAAATTGCTGGTCATGGAGAAAATACTGGCTATGAGGTGCCCTGCCTTATAGTTGCAGCTAAAGATGACCTGGATTCATTCACATTGGCTATACAAGATTCAACAAGGGTATTTTTCATTAACTTTTTCATTTGCAGGATCATGTACATAATTGTTTGTGCATATTGCTCTACATAATTGTTGGATGGTTAGATAAAGAGATATTTAATGTGGTGAATGACACGTCTTGGAATTATGATTTCACCGAACTTTCTGAATAGCACAATATAGCGTGTAGTAATCTTTGTATGTGTATGCTTTGATCTTCAGATTGAAATATGATTAAGCAGACTGAAAGctagtttagttttttttgttttactttttacagAGTGATGTTTTGGACTTGTTACATTATGTTGAGCATTTACCGTATGTCATCTTTGAATGGCAGTTTTGAGCTGTGAATTAAGATTTTGGAAATATTGCTATAACTCATTTATGAAATTAACATGTCATACGCCTTCTGCATAAATATTGCTATTCTTTTATCAAGCTTAAGTTTGTTTCGGCTCTATAgattatgttttatttgttaACTGTGATAATGTGATGGCTCTGGTAGGCTTTATAATTAGACTGTTTCACTCTTTTTGGAACACTTTCACTTTTTTGTGCATTTTAATATAGGTTCTTGTTGTAGTATATATGTCCAATTTAAAGGAGTGATGGACATAAGCCTAGCTGTGTTAGAACAGATTgtcaagaaaaaatattatattctgATGTCTTCCTTGGcttgtatataatatataatcatGACATATGTGCTTGCTTGATACTGAGAAATTTCAAGCTACTGCTTTATCCTGTATTAACTGCAATGTACTTTTGACATGCCAATGGGTTTGTAGGTTAGTCAGGACATGGGAGTAGAGGCTCCTATACCAATTAGTGTGAAATTAGGTGACTTTAACAGTCTATTCCGCCGAATTGTAACTGCTGCTGAGCATCCTCATTTAAGCATTCCAGAAACTGAAGCTGGAAAAACCCGCAAGCAGTACCACAGGCTCATAAATCGATCTCTTATGTTTGTTTCAGGTATATCAGTTTTTAGGTTGGCTTGTTGGTTGTCGATTAAGTTCCTTTTGTCTTTTGTATATTAAAGTTGTTGATCTTGTGTGCCAACTTGCTAAAATGATATTAACCTATTTAAATTTTGGGTGATGTGATTTATCTAGGTTCATGTGTTCTCTCTTTTGGTTGCACAGTTCATTTTAATTTTGCAATGATTTGTCACTTATAACCTTTGAGGTTGTATATAATTGTAGTCCCTATTGGTGTTTCCATTTAGCTTGTTTTGTTTCTCCTGTGTTATCGTTGAACTTCATCGGAGTCCCTTTATTGCCTGTGTTGGtttgtaaattttgtttcatgttCTTTTGATTTCTTGATGGGTAGATGTTGCTTGGAGTTGGAATTTAGGAATTAGGTAGCCAATGAATTATCAACAAGATCAAATGGTAGcaaatgtatataaataaataaatggcaGTTACCCAAGTCCCTGCATTGTAGGACCTTCTTGGGAGCCATCTTTCTGGTTTCTCCAGAAAGTGTTGCTAAATGATGGGGCTTTCTATATTCTGGCTATTGTGTCTGCCACCgtcttttaattactttaaattttGACCAGTTTTGCTTATTTGCCGCGTTTGTTTCCATGTTTGCTAATTTTATCAACCCATCATATTGCAGTTGGAGCGGCTGTGGCGGTTGTTGGGGTGGCTGCTTTCAGGGTATATGCTGCAAGGAAGAATGCGTCTGGCTAAAAGACAAAGGTTTTGTGAATTGGTCGTGATCTATAACTTGATCTGAATGCAGTCTGCTCTTTTGGCTAAACTACATGGCCTTTAACATTAAAAGGCTTCTTTTTAAGCCATCTGTTGTAGAGTTTGCTATGATATTATGATTATATCACGaccttcaatttttatttttgtcaatgtTGAATTAGGTTACcaaaatttttatatacaaattattgGATGTTAGTCTTTTTTTATTAGGGGCTTTGTGAagcaatatatataataaagcGTTATATTTCAGGTCCAGTTCATTACTGGAAACTCTTGTAGAATGAAAGCATCATCTCTGTATTTACCTTTATCCGAAGTTGATGTTGAAATCTGTTGAAATACCTAAAGATTAAATATAATgtcttttaaaaatgtatttttttatcctttttcaATCAATTAAATGTAGTGTGCTATGACTAATGAACTATATATTTTAAGGGGTTGTGGTGAAGGTGATGATGGATGAGGTTTGAGGAGTACTATAAAGGTTTAATCAGTTTGGAGATCCTTGAATTACTTAGGCTATGTTTGGAAGTTTGGAGGGGAGAGGAGGGGCTTGGAGTAAAAGTAGTAAAATGTTTATGAttagtatatttttaatataattgaatttgaaagtttATCAAAGAAAACATATGTTAGGAACTATACAATTAGTTGAGAATAGCCTTTTTATTAGGAGTTCGCTGGTCTGTTACCGTTGTTGTAAAGTCTATACAAAGTCTATTCATTCCATTCATTCAGTAATATGAGGGATCGTCTAATTGACTTCTCTAAATTTCTTTACCAGTAATGTGGCAGCAccgtaaaaaaaatcaatttcttcaACTTTGTAAATTTGTCGTCCCAAATTAATACTGCTTTCTTAATTTGCCGCAATCTTAAAACCTTTAGATGTCTGACTCGGATAGTTCGACGTGGATACAGTTGTTACTGTCAAACCACCAAATAGCAGGATtcaagaaatccctattttctTCATCCTAACCAAAATTTGGGATTGGGATCAGTTCTTGTCACAACTCCTCTTGATGATTGTAATTGTCATAACTAGAGTCGATCATGAAAGTGTCTTTGTCATATCCTTCATCCacatatttgaattttgatttatggATAGCTGCAATAATATGGTAATTTTTTCGATTATCAGAACCTTGTGGCCTCACATTTTCCAGAGCACTATTTATATTGATTCTATTCTCAAGTTATGGAAAGATCTTGAAGAGCCATTTACCAAAGGCAACTATTTTAGAATTTCGGATTTTTTTCGCGACCTACACTCATTAAAGCAAGTGATTCTTCCAACAATTAGCCTTCTTGTGGGGGCCTATTAGTTAAGTGGGTCTTATTACCATATATCCTCCAACTTGTAGGGGCCTATTAGTTAAGTAACTAAACAATTTGTTAGTTGAGAACCAGTTACAACAATTAGCCTTCTTATTAGGAGTTTGTTACTCTGTAACCATTATTGTAAAATCTATATATAAGTCAATACTCTTGTATTTGGGATCTATTCTATTCATTCAATAACATGAAGAATCCCCTAATTTACTTCTTTAAATTCCTTTACTAGTAATATTGAGAGAGAAAAGAAAGTGActttttacaaattataatttatgtacAAAGTGTTCTCTTGCATTAGCAAGTAATTTGACGAAGAAGTCAATTACTCTATAAGTTGCCAATGATGAATGGAGGATATTTCTATAGATAAATATGTAATGACAAATCTTAAAGTGATAGTAGATGGATGATGAATATTGGTGAATCCACGTTAAAATTTGTGTAATTGTTCCCACGAGACAACTTTATATACTTCAACAtactttctaaattttatttttgcccCTGACAAAATCTTTTTAAATGATGGTAGAAAATAAACTACAGATTAAATTTGTACTATTTTGCCCTTTTATCCTTTTAACTTTTACTACTTCTCTAACATTAAATACAACAACTCAATAATGTATACTAACACCTCATTAAATACACATAGCACCTTAATGATAACTTACATAGAAAATGTGccttaaattaaatgattaagtttaattagttaataaattttaattaataataaattatttggaATAACTTGAATTTAAATCTTATATGAAGcaattcttaattaaattttatctgaagcaattcttaattaaattttatctgtCTCGTGATTTAACtctaaatttttaagattttattcCACTATAAAccaaagataattttttttttaatctatgcATGATTTACCTCTCTTAtctcttttaataaatttgagttGAGATAAAATGAGTTAGAGTATTAACTAGAATCGCAAGtgaaataattattaacataattttatttctttttcttttcttcgataAATGAGAGAATAATTATCACCAGAAATTTTTACAACTGCAAAACTCTagattcaaatttaatatttaatgttcAACTTAAGAATTTCGACATTTGTTAATTGAACTAACCACAAAaaataagacaaagataaaaatatgttaaaaaattaattaaaaatacgaGTCATGCTAATAAGTGCCTTTAAAacacttattaaaaaataattattttctttttcacaaaaatatcacgttattaaatcaagtaattaaacttaaaaaaataataaattttaattaaaaataaattattagaaaaaatttagatcttaattataatttttatcaaattttacttCCAAATCTAAATTATTAGCTTAAAAACCAAAGacttaaaaaaacatcatatcCTTGAAATTCTGTGTCTGGTTGAAAATAGATATGCAATTCTAAACGAAATTAATAGCTGTATCGCAAACCGGTCAATTTTGATGACACTAAAATAGTTATTTCATCGAGTGTTAGTGTGATAACTTATCCGTCATTTTACACAAAACCAGCggattgttttctattttttcttaaattaactaataacgTCTATTATATAAAAACCCAAAGAATTATACGCAAAAGGGTTAATTGACTACATAGAAGGTTGTAAAAGACCTAAACTAGAATTTGGGATTTAAACTAAAAACAGTAAATATTGTCAACATAAATAAAAACAGTAAACCGAAGCAATCTAGTGATATTGTTTAATTGTACGGAGTATACGAGTATTTAGCtggcattatttatatatttatcttataataACCCATGCTCCATTTTTTCCctaaaaatataagaataaaGTTAACATTTTTACTGtttagcatatatatatatatatatatatatatatattaatatatatgtgattgattaaaatttatgagtttaaagaattttaatagaatttatacgatttactaaaattcatgtgaattttaataaaaaaaatatattaaaatatatgttaataagtGTGcggttaatattttttaaataactaatataatttttattttattttagaaaatataataaattttattataattaattaacacaattataaaattttaaatttagttttattaGAATTAATTCAGATAATTGTGaagttttaaatttcaattaaaatattcaaatttaagtattttaaagttgaattaagatttaaagaaaattaatattattatttagctGGCATTACTAttagtatattatttttataaaacgaAAGACAGTAAGTAACGTTGACAGTGAGTATGGTATTACGTTTGTGGACAAAGTTATCAAATTGCAAGAGACAAAATCCACGTGACCCACACAccgaaattaaatttgatttatccATGTCTCTCTCTTCTTCTCTTGTGTTTGCTGTCCGACAAAACATTAATAACTTACCTATGAGTCGTGACTTGCTAAAAATGAAATACACATACATAGTGAATAAGAGAAGAATATAATGTTACTGAATTGAATTAAATTGGTGTTTGCTTTTCATTGTAAAGTTAAGTTATGCCGACGGTTGAAGGAAAAACGACGCTGGATTCAGGTTGGTTAGCAGCTAGGTTCAATGAAGTCCATTTCACTGGCACTCAGCTCACTACTACTAAccctccttcttcttcttcttccccCACTCTACCATGGATTGAAGCACTTGTTCCTGGAACGTacgttctctctctctctctctctctctctctctctctctctctctctctctctatgtAGCTGCAACTGCAATGCTGCTTGATTATTGATTGCTTAAGTGTCGTTGACAGTGTTTTAGCAACTTTGGTGAAGAATAAAGTTGTGCCTGATCCATTTTATGGACTTGGAAATGAGGCTATTTTGGATATTGCTGATTCTGGAAGAGATTATTACACTTTCTGGTTCTTTACAACTTTCCACTGTAGTCTGGTACCAtgtcttctctctctctctctcttttgtAAAATTTTAGGTTTTCTATTTGAGCATTgtgattttgttttgatttcaatttcaataGTAACATTGGATTTCAGTAGTTCATTGAGTGAATGATTGGTATCATGGTGGGTTTTCCAAAAGATTTTACAAAAGCTACAACTTAGCTTGTGATTCACCATGATTCTAACAAATTCACTGGTATACCAAACATGCACTCAGTGTGGTTTCGATTTCAAATTTGATGCTTTGAAGTCTGTTGAATGGAATTGATTTATCAATATAGAGAAGAATATTCATAcctaaataaacaaaatgaaaaaatttgaTATCAAAATGTGGTTTCTGGTTTGGTAGTCCTTTCTTTGAACTTTGGTGGATGTTGCTAACTACTCTACCCTGTTGCAGTCAAGCAATCAGCACTGTGATCTGAACTTCCGTGGAATCAATTACTGCGCCGACGTTTATTTGAACGGCCACAAAATGATCCTCCCAAAAGGAATGTTTCGGAGGCATTCTCTTGATGTCACTAATATTCTTCATCCAGATGGTAATAACCTGCTTGCTGTTCTTGTTCACCCTCCGGATCATCCTGGGAGTATTCCACCTAATGGAGGACAAGGCGGAGATCATGAGGTCaggaatttaattcataatCCAATCCATTAACTTTCTCCTTCCCAATTGTTAAACTTCCTGTTATGTGAAATGAAAGCATCAAATATCAATTCAAGTGATTGATAACTTCTGAAATCTGTTGAGATTTTGAGCAAGAGTTGAGGGGAGAGGAAGAGTGAGTGATGGTTGCAGAATGTGTAAGTCATGCTTTTTTCTCTTCCTATTGTGTAGATAGGAAAGGATGTGGCCACACAATACGTTCAAGGTTGGGATTGGATAGCTCCTATAAGGTGACATTGCTATAACTTGTGTGGTAATTGATTTTCTGtgttttttgaataaataaaaacatgtcATACTTTTTTTTGGTAGTCAGTGTCTATTGTAAGGTAACATACTAGCAATCTCCTCATCACTCTAATATCATCTATGAATCAACGAGTTTGATATTTGTAAGTGATTAAATGATTACAATGTATATTCCTCCTAACATGGAGACAAATTTACCTCTTCATTAATTTTCACTTTCAATGAAAAATGATGTGAAAGAGGACATCATTTTTAGAATGGAAAAGCAAAATAAGACATCGAATAAGTAGAAGCATGCATTATTATTGAGTAGTATATCATTTGGCACTGATATTTCTTTATTATACGTTGTCTTAACTTCCTTTTTTGACTTAATGATGCCCTTTTATACacaagaaggaaaaagaaaatgaaacaaaatatagGACATTTTGGACATTGTTTAGTTTCTAAACTATGAAAAGCAATATAAGGAAACTTTATCCATAACTGACACAATTATTGAATTTGATTGCAGAGATAGGAATACAGGAATTTGGGATGAGGTTTCCATTTTTATTACTGGGGTAAGTAAAATGAACTACTTTAGTTCCTTCCAAATTATctagtattttttttcatacaCTTTAGTATAAGCCATTGCGACCAAATATCAAAGTCTTTCTTTCCTCTTCCTCGTCATTATCTTTTCAATTTACAGTCTTTGCTCCTTTCCCCGTAGGTGAAGAGTTTCAACTTGTCATCTGTTCCTATGTAATTCATAGTTAAATGTTTCAAAACTCCTTTAGTCTAGATGCCAACAATGTGTTGCCATTGACGAGACATAATTTGCGAACTGAGATGTCAGGAAAATAAAACCAGAATTATTACAGAGACGTGAGATAGCCATCAGAATTGCTATATTAATTGTTCTTTCCATTCATTccagaaaaatttaaaatttgaacagCCATTAATATGTGTCTGTGTTTGGTGCAGCCAGTAAAAATAATTGATCCCCACTTGGTGTCATCATTTTTTGACAATTATTCGAGAGTATATCTACATGCCACAACCGAGTTGGAAAACAGAAGCTCCTGGACTACTGAATGCTCTTTGAGTATCCATGTCACAACAGAACTTGAGGGGAGCATTCACTTAGTAGAGCAGCTtcaaactcaaaacatttcagTTCCAGCAAAATCACGGGTGCAGTATACATTTCCCGAGGTCAGTGGCTACATTTATTCTGTTAAAGACCTTGATCCACTGTCTGAATGAATATGACTTTTAAAACATGAGAACTTGATTATTAGTtcaagatatttttatcaataaattttgtACCAAGTAAAAAATAGTATTTCTTGGCACTTATTTTCAAATTGTATGAATTGGCAGCTCTTTTTGTACAAGCCCAATTTATGGTGGCCCAATGGAATGGGAAAGCAATCTTTGTACAATGTTGTGATTAACATTGATGTTAAAGGATTTGGTGAGTCTGATTCATGGAGCCATTTCTTTGGACTCCGCAAAATTGAGAGCCATATCGATGATGCCACTGGTGGAAGGTATGATGGTTTTTAATATTTCTTCAATGTTGCAATATTTGACTTTTTCCTTACTACAATTAATTCAATCTTTGAACTGTTTTCCTGcatgtattttgtttcatagGTTGTTCAAAGTTAACGGCGAACCAATTTTTATACGAGGCGGTAACTGGATATTGTCTGATGGTCTACTTCGACTTTCAAAGGAGAGATATAAGACAGATATCAAGTTTCACGCAGATATGAATTTTAACATGATCCGTTGCTGGGCTGGTGGACTCGCTGAAAGGCCAGAGTTTTATCATTATTGTGACTATTATGGTCTTCTGGTACTACACCCTGATACTTGCTTATatgtcttaatattttttttccatgtACTAATTTGTTTGTGTGTTTACTGCATTATGCTTATGAAATTCAATTGTGTTCCTTTCCTTTTTGAGTACTTTTGTATGGATTTATTAGTTTGTGTTTCATTGTGGAGTTTGTGTTTCTTATAGGTGTGGCAAGAGTTCTGGATTACAGGTGATGTTGACGGACGCGGTGTTCCGGTATCAAATCCACAAGGTCCACTAGACCATGACCTTTTCTTGTATTGTGCAAGAGACACAATCAAGCTTCTTAGAAATCATCCAAGTCTTGCCCTCTGGGTGGGTGGAAATGAACAAGTTCCACCTGATGATATAAACGAAGCTTTGAAAAACGATCTGAAACTTCATCCTTATTTTGAACATGTAAGCGAAAAAGA
The genomic region above belongs to Cicer arietinum cultivar CDC Frontier isolate Library 1 chromosome 4, Cicar.CDCFrontier_v2.0, whole genome shotgun sequence and contains:
- the LOC101503934 gene encoding mitochondrial Rho GTPase 1, whose protein sequence is MVRANATTLRGRTGVRIVVAGDKGTGKSSLITTAAYDIFPVNVAPVLPPTALPVDQYPDRVPVTIIDTTSRVEERYKVAEELKKAETVVLTYACDRPETLDSLSTYWLPHLRDLEVKVPVIVVGCKLDLRDDNHQVSLEQVMSPIMQQFREIETCIECSASKLIQVAEVFYYAQKAVLHPTAPLFDQESQTLKPRCVRALKRIFILCDHDRDGALSDDELNDFQVKCFNAPLQPSEIVGVKKVVQEKLSEGVNERGLTLTGFLFLHALFIEKGRLETTWTVLRKFGYSDDIKFAEELLPPLKCEPDQSVELTTEAIDFLKTIFDAFDGDRDGMLRPREIEELFSTAPESPWIGNPYEDAAERNAFGGLSLDAFLSEWALMTLLNPAFSVENLIYIGYPSDPSSAIRVTRKRRSDRKKQQSERNVFQCFVFGPRQTGKSSLLNSFIGRPYSEAYNPTDEDRYAVNVVEFSRENKKYLVLREIPEGGVKRLLANKESLASCDIAVFLHDRSDESSWKASSELLVEIAGHGENTGYEVPCLIVAAKDDLDSFTLAIQDSTRVSQDMGVEAPIPISVKLGDFNSLFRRIVTAAEHPHLSIPETEAGKTRKQYHRLINRSLMFVSVGAAVAVVGVAAFRVYAARKNASG
- the LOC101503609 gene encoding mannosylglycoprotein endo-beta-mannosidase, translating into MPTVEGKTTLDSGWLAARFNEVHFTGTQLTTTNPPSSSSSPTLPWIEALVPGTVLATLVKNKVVPDPFYGLGNEAILDIADSGRDYYTFWFFTTFHCSLSSNQHCDLNFRGINYCADVYLNGHKMILPKGMFRRHSLDVTNILHPDGNNLLAVLVHPPDHPGSIPPNGGQGGDHEIGKDVATQYVQGWDWIAPIRDRNTGIWDEVSIFITGPVKIIDPHLVSSFFDNYSRVYLHATTELENRSSWTTECSLSIHVTTELEGSIHLVEQLQTQNISVPAKSRVQYTFPELFLYKPNLWWPNGMGKQSLYNVVINIDVKGFGESDSWSHFFGLRKIESHIDDATGGRLFKVNGEPIFIRGGNWILSDGLLRLSKERYKTDIKFHADMNFNMIRCWAGGLAERPEFYHYCDYYGLLVWQEFWITGDVDGRGVPVSNPQGPLDHDLFLYCARDTIKLLRNHPSLALWVGGNEQVPPDDINEALKNDLKLHPYFEHVSEKEKPVGGLSPKLGDPSQYLDGTRIYIEGSLWNGFADGKGNFTDGPYEIQNPEDFFKDSFYKYGFNPEVGSVGIPVAATIRATMPPEGWQIPLFKKLSHGYVEEVPNPIWKYHKYIPYSNPTKVHDQIQLYGAVKDLDDFCLKAQLANFIQYRALLEGWNSRMWSKYTGVLIWKTQNPWTGLRGQFYDHLHDQTAGFYACRCAAEPIHVQLNLATYFIEVINTTSEKLSNVAIEVSVWDLEGTCPYYKTHENLSFSRKKVTPIVEMKYPKSKNPKPVYFLLLKLYNMSDNRILSRNFYWLHLPGGDYNLLEPYRKKKIPLKMTSEVFIEGSTYKLQMHVHNTSKIPDTKSLTFEHGLTATLRDSCFITDSLETVQNRAGKEQEIGWFKRIHRRFAGKNDGLKVSEINGHDIGVAFFLHFSVHASNSQEGEDTRILPVHYSDNYFSLVPGEAITIDISFEVPPGVTPRVTLDGWNYHGQTIHETL